A window from Salvia miltiorrhiza cultivar Shanhuang (shh) chromosome 2, IMPLAD_Smil_shh, whole genome shotgun sequence encodes these proteins:
- the LOC131009041 gene encoding SKP1-like protein 11: protein MCFFCPSYTFYLPGFLDFVMASSSASSSEKKMILLISKEGETFEIEEAAALLSGTVQHMIEDDCTTGGIPLSNVDSVTLAKVIEFCKSHAASDDVETLKKFNSDYVNTVKDDQELLFDLVLAANYLDMKKLLDLMCQTIADMIREKSPEEIRKMFHITSEEEEALRKEYA from the exons ATGTGCTTTTTCTGTCCATCCTATACTTTTTATCTCCCTGGTTTTTTAGATTTTGTAATGGCATCATCGTCGGCGTCTTCATCTGAGAAGAAGATGATCCTTTTGATTAGCAAGGAAGGGGAGACGTTCGAAATCGAGGAGGCCGCAGCTCTCCTTTCGGGGACTGTGCAGCACATGATCGAAGACGATTGCACCACAGGTGGAATCCCGCTGTCGAACGTCGATTCGGTGACTCTGGCGAAGGTGATCGAGTTCTGCAAAAGCCATGCCGCCAGCGACGACGTCGAGACATTGAAGAAATTCAACTCCGACTACGTGAACACGGTGAAAGATGATCAGGAACTGCTGTTTGATTTGGTGTTg GCTGCAAATTACTTGGATATGAAGAAACTTTTGGATCTGATGTGCCAAACCATAGCAGATATGATTAGAGAAAAGAGTCCAGAAGAAATACGAAAGATGTTCCACATCACCTCAGAAGAGGAAGAAGCTCTGAGAAAAGAGTATGCATGA
- the LOC131009036 gene encoding ADP-ribosylation factor isoform X2, with the protein MGLSFTKLFSRLFAKKEMRILMVGLDAAGKTTILYKLKLGEIVTTIPTIGFNVETVEYKNISFTVWDVGGQDKIRPLWRHYFQNTQGLIFVVDSNDRDRVVEARDELHRMLNEDELRDAVLLVFANKQDLPNAMNAAEITDKLGLHSLRQRHWYIQSTCATSGEGLYEGLDWLSNNIANKA; encoded by the exons ATGGGGTTGTCTTTCACCAAGCTTTTCAGTCGACTGTTTGCGAAGAAGGAGATGCGGATCCTTATGGTAGGTCTTGATGCTGCTGGTAAGACAACTATATTGTACAAACTCAAGCTGGGAGAAATAGTCACAACTATTCCTACAATTG GATTCAATGTCGAGACAGTTGAATATAAGAACATTAGCTTCACTGTTTGGGATGTTGGGGGTCAAGACAag ATCCGACCGTTGTGGAGACATTACTTTCAGAATACTCAAGGTCTAATCTTTGTGGTTGATAGTAATGATCGAGATCGTGTTGTTGAGGCTAGGGATGAGCTGCATAGGATGTTAAACGAG GACGAACTGAGGGATGCCGTGTTGCTTGTTTTTGCTAACAAACAAGATCTTCCAAATGCTATGAATGCTGCTGAGATAACTGACAAGCTAGGACTTCACTCTCTCCGGCAACGCCATTG GTACATCCAGAGTACATGTGCCACCTCCGGGGAAGGGCTGTACGAGGGGCTGGACTGGCTCTCGAACAACATTGCTAACAAG GCTTGA
- the LOC131009037 gene encoding ADP-ribosylation factor-like isoform X1 has translation MKKSLVRFSQKMGLSFTKLFSRLFAKKEMRILMVGLDAAGKTTILYKLKLGEIVTTIPTIGFNVETVEYKNISFTVWDVGGQDKIRPLWRHYFQNTQGLIFVVDSNDRDRVVEARDELHRMLNEDELRDAVLLVFANKQDLPNAMNAAEITDKLGLHSLRQRHWYIQSTCATSGEGLYEGLDWLSNNIANKVGSVKFLE, from the exons ATGAAGAAATCCTTAGTTCGATTCTCAC AGAAAATGGGGTTGTCTTTCACCAAGCTTTTTAGCCGGCTGTTTGCCAAGAAGGAGATGCGAATTCTTATGGTGGGTCTTGATGCTGCTGGTAAGACCACGATATTGTATAAACTCAAGTTGGGAGAAATAGTGACAACAATTCCTACAATCG GTTTCAATGTGGAGACAGTTGAATACAAGAACATAAGCTTCACTGTTTGGGATGTTGGTGGTCAAGATAAG ATTCGACCATTGTGGAGGCATTACTTCCAGAACACCCAAGGATTGATTTTTGTGGTCGATAGTAATGATCGAGATCGTGTTGTTGAGGCTAGGGATGAGCTGCATAGAATGTTAAATGAG GATGAACTGAGGGATGCCGTGCTGCTAGTTTTTGCTAACAAGCAGGATCTTCCAAATGCTATGAATGCTGCTGAGATAACTGACAAGCTTGGACTTCACTCTCTTCGTCAACGCCATTG GTATATCCAGAGTACATGCGCCACCTCGGGAGAAGGGCTATACGAGGGGCTTGACTGGCTCTCCAACAACATTGCTAACAAGGTAGGATCAGTCAAATTCCTTGAATGA
- the LOC131009036 gene encoding ADP-ribosylation factor isoform X1 codes for MGLSFTKLFSRLFAKKEMRILMVGLDAAGKTTILYKLKLGEIVTTIPTIGFNVETVEYKNISFTVWDVGGQDKIRPLWRHYFQNTQGLIFVVDSNDRDRVVEARDELHRMLNEDELRDAVLLVFANKQDLPNAMNAAEITDKLGLHSLRQRHWYIQSTCATSGEGLYEGLDWLSNNIANKVFISAIDLNLITYFLITVIACS; via the exons ATGGGGTTGTCTTTCACCAAGCTTTTCAGTCGACTGTTTGCGAAGAAGGAGATGCGGATCCTTATGGTAGGTCTTGATGCTGCTGGTAAGACAACTATATTGTACAAACTCAAGCTGGGAGAAATAGTCACAACTATTCCTACAATTG GATTCAATGTCGAGACAGTTGAATATAAGAACATTAGCTTCACTGTTTGGGATGTTGGGGGTCAAGACAag ATCCGACCGTTGTGGAGACATTACTTTCAGAATACTCAAGGTCTAATCTTTGTGGTTGATAGTAATGATCGAGATCGTGTTGTTGAGGCTAGGGATGAGCTGCATAGGATGTTAAACGAG GACGAACTGAGGGATGCCGTGTTGCTTGTTTTTGCTAACAAACAAGATCTTCCAAATGCTATGAATGCTGCTGAGATAACTGACAAGCTAGGACTTCACTCTCTCCGGCAACGCCATTG GTACATCCAGAGTACATGTGCCACCTCCGGGGAAGGGCTGTACGAGGGGCTGGACTGGCTCTCGAACAACATTGCTAACAAGGTTTTTATCTCTGCCATTGACCTCAACTTAATTACGTATTTCCTAATAACTGTTATTGCATGTTcttga
- the LOC131009037 gene encoding ADP-ribosylation factor 1-like isoform X2 has translation MKKSLVRFSQKMGLSFTKLFSRLFAKKEMRILMVGLDAAGKTTILYKLKLGEIVTTIPTIGFNVETVEYKNISFTVWDVGGQDKIRPLWRHYFQNTQGLIFVVDSNDRDRVVEARDELHRMLNEDELRDAVLLVFANKQDLPNAMNAAEITDKLGLHSLRQRHWYIQSTCATSGEGLYEGLDWLSNNIANKS, from the exons ATGAAGAAATCCTTAGTTCGATTCTCAC AGAAAATGGGGTTGTCTTTCACCAAGCTTTTTAGCCGGCTGTTTGCCAAGAAGGAGATGCGAATTCTTATGGTGGGTCTTGATGCTGCTGGTAAGACCACGATATTGTATAAACTCAAGTTGGGAGAAATAGTGACAACAATTCCTACAATCG GTTTCAATGTGGAGACAGTTGAATACAAGAACATAAGCTTCACTGTTTGGGATGTTGGTGGTCAAGATAAG ATTCGACCATTGTGGAGGCATTACTTCCAGAACACCCAAGGATTGATTTTTGTGGTCGATAGTAATGATCGAGATCGTGTTGTTGAGGCTAGGGATGAGCTGCATAGAATGTTAAATGAG GATGAACTGAGGGATGCCGTGCTGCTAGTTTTTGCTAACAAGCAGGATCTTCCAAATGCTATGAATGCTGCTGAGATAACTGACAAGCTTGGACTTCACTCTCTTCGTCAACGCCATTG GTATATCCAGAGTACATGCGCCACCTCGGGAGAAGGGCTATACGAGGGGCTTGACTGGCTCTCCAACAACATTGCTAACAAG TCTTAA
- the LOC131009037 gene encoding ADP-ribosylation factor-like isoform X3, giving the protein MGLSFTKLFSRLFAKKEMRILMVGLDAAGKTTILYKLKLGEIVTTIPTIGFNVETVEYKNISFTVWDVGGQDKIRPLWRHYFQNTQGLIFVVDSNDRDRVVEARDELHRMLNEDELRDAVLLVFANKQDLPNAMNAAEITDKLGLHSLRQRHWYIQSTCATSGEGLYEGLDWLSNNIANKVGSVKFLE; this is encoded by the exons ATGGGGTTGTCTTTCACCAAGCTTTTTAGCCGGCTGTTTGCCAAGAAGGAGATGCGAATTCTTATGGTGGGTCTTGATGCTGCTGGTAAGACCACGATATTGTATAAACTCAAGTTGGGAGAAATAGTGACAACAATTCCTACAATCG GTTTCAATGTGGAGACAGTTGAATACAAGAACATAAGCTTCACTGTTTGGGATGTTGGTGGTCAAGATAAG ATTCGACCATTGTGGAGGCATTACTTCCAGAACACCCAAGGATTGATTTTTGTGGTCGATAGTAATGATCGAGATCGTGTTGTTGAGGCTAGGGATGAGCTGCATAGAATGTTAAATGAG GATGAACTGAGGGATGCCGTGCTGCTAGTTTTTGCTAACAAGCAGGATCTTCCAAATGCTATGAATGCTGCTGAGATAACTGACAAGCTTGGACTTCACTCTCTTCGTCAACGCCATTG GTATATCCAGAGTACATGCGCCACCTCGGGAGAAGGGCTATACGAGGGGCTTGACTGGCTCTCCAACAACATTGCTAACAAGGTAGGATCAGTCAAATTCCTTGAATGA
- the LOC131009047 gene encoding uncharacterized protein LOC131009047, whose translation MAAIYSLYIINKSGGLIFYKDYGSAGRMDTNDSLRLASLWHSMHAISQQLSPVSGCFGIELLQADTFDLHCFQSLTGTKFFVVCEPGTQHMENLLKHIYELYTDYVLKNPFYEMEMPIRCELFDINLAQAVQKERVALLGR comes from the exons ATGGCGGCGATTTACAGCCTCTATATCATCAATAAATCTGGCGGTCTAATTTTCTATAAG GATTATGGATCAGCGGGAAGAATGGATACGAATGACAGTTTGAGGTTAGCGAGTCTGTGGCACTCGATGCACGCCATCTCGCAGCAGCTTTCTCCCGTCTCCGGTTGCTTCGGGATCGAGCTTCTTCAGGCTGATACTTTCGATCTTCACTGCTTTCAATCCCTTACTG GTACTAAATTCTTTGTGGTTTGTGAGCCTGGAACTCAGCATATGGAGAATCTCTTGAAACATATATATGAGTTATACACAGATTATGTCTTGAAGAACCCTTTCTACGAGATGGAGATGCCAATTCGATGTGAGTTGTTTGACATAAATTTGGCACAGGCAGTACAGAAGGAGCGAGTTGCCTTATTGGGGAGATGA
- the LOC131008984 gene encoding WAT1-related protein At1g09380 encodes MEGDMVAFLSMVIVQLGYAGMNIISKVAMDSGMNPYVHVAYRQLFATLALAPFAYFVERKIRPKMTLSILFQIFLCSIFGVTVNQITYFVGLKNSTPTIACALSNINPAVTFIMAVPFGLEKVGVKSKAGQAKIMGTILCVGGALLLSFYEGSIVNIGQSTIHWKYAEKTGTKNSINAHPNLILGPFLLILSAVSWAVWLIIQTKVSQKYSAPYSSSAIMCAMASIQCVVVAFAFDPNLSAWSLTPCIRLVSAIFAGIVCSALAFCLMSWCIERKGPLYVSVFSPLLLVIVAVLSWALLDEKLYVGTVVGSVLIVLGLYGVLWGKKREASCVHTVEGGKKLATPIAEYDLEALPSKSEIILQN; translated from the exons ATGGAGGGAGACATGGTGGCCTTCTTGAGCATGGTGATTGTGCAATTGGGGTATGCTGGTATGAATATCATATCAAAAGTGGCAATGGATTCAGGCATGAATCCCTACGTGCATGTCGCCTATCGCCAACTTTTTGCTACTCTTGCCCTTGCTCCTTTTGCCTACTTCGTTGAGAG GAAGATACGACCTAAAATGACACTATCTATCTTATTCCAGATCTTCCTGTGCTCTATATTTGG AGTGACAGTGAATCAGATCACATATTTCGTGGGACTGAAGAATTCAACTCCAACTATTGCATGCGCATTGTCCAACATTAATCCTGCTGTCACCTTTATCATGGCTGTTCCCTTCGG ACTGGAAAAGGTGGGCGTGAAGAGCAAGGCCGGGCAAGCAAAAATAATGGGGACGATACTGTGTGTAGGAGGAGCTCTATTATTGTCATTTTACGAGGGATCCATCGTCAACATTGGCCAATCCACCATTCACTGGAAATATGCAGAGAAAACTGGAACCAAAAATTCCATAAATGCCCATCCCAATTTGATCCTAGGCCCCTTTCTCCTCATTCTCAGTGCTGTCTCTTGGGCTGTCTGGTTGATCATCCAA ACAAAAGTAAGCCAGAAGTATAGTGCTCCCTACTCAAGCTCAGCAATAATGTGCGCAATGGCAAGCATCCAGTGTGTGGTGGTGGCCTTCGCCTTCGACCCCAATTTATCTGCTTGGTCCCTCACTCCCTGCATTAGGCTCGTCTCAGCCATCTTCGCg GGAATAGTGTGCTCAGCGCTAGCATTTTGCCTAATGTCATGGTGCATAGAGAGGAAAGGCCCTTTATACGTATCGGTGTTTAGCCCTTTGCTGCTTGTTATTGTGGCCGTCCTCAGTTGGGCATTACTCGATGAAAAGCTCTACGTCGGAAC AGTTGTGGGATCTGTGCTGATTGTGTTGGGGCTTTATGGAGTATTGTGGGGGAAGAAGAGGGAAGCCAGCTGTGTTCACACTGTTGAAGGGGGGAAGAAGCTGGCCACACCCATTGCTGAATATGACTTGGAAGCGCTCCCATCTAAATCGGAAATCATATTGCAAAACTAA
- the LOC131008988 gene encoding galactinol synthase 2-like isoform X2 produces MDHELIISVTKTTAELADEIIDSSPRSYAYVTFLAGDGDYVKGVVCLAKGLRRVQAAYPLVVAVLPDVPEEHRNMLLNQGCLLREIDPVLPPVSNKESSFAREYFAVNYCKLRLWKFVEYRKMIYMDADIQVLGNIDNLFDLPSGCFYAVMDCLCEMDGHTCPEVVQWPQELGERPSFYLNCGMFLFEPCLDTYASLLSTLDVTPPTPFAEQDFLNLFFKDNAKPIHPVYNLLVAMLWRHPEYVELDIVKVVHFCVAGSKPWKYTGEGEYMDRADVKMLVDRWWEIYNDAALDFPGTGASSQVSG; encoded by the exons AGCTGATGAGATTATAGATAGCAGTCCTCGTAGTTATGCATATGTTACTTTCTTGGCAGGTGATGGTGATTATGTGAAAGGTGTTGTTTGTCTGGCGAAGGGATTAAGGAGGGTGCAAGCAGCTTATCCACTAGTAGTTGCGGTTTTACCTGACGTGCCAGAGGAGCATCGCAACATGCTCTTGAACCAGGGATGTCTCCTTCGTGAGATTGATCCAGTTCTCCCACCTGTTAGCAACAAGGAGAGCTCATTTGCCAGGGAATATTTTGCTGTCAACTACTGTAAACTTCGGCTTTGGAAG TTTGTGGAGTACAGGAAGATGATTTACATGGATGCAGACATCCAAGTGCTTGGAAATATAGACAACCTCTTTGATTTGCCGTCTGGTTGCTTCTATGCCGTGATGGATTGCTTGTGCGAGATGGATGGCCACACTTGTCCAGAGGTGGTCCAGTGGCCCCAAGAACTGGGCGAAAGGCCTTcgttttatttaaattgtgGCATGTTTCTTTTTGAGCCTTGTCTCGACACATACGCCAGCCTCTTGAGCACCCTTGATGTCACACCTCCAACTCCATTTGCAGAGCAG GATTTCCTTAACCTATTCTTCAAGGACAACGCGAAGCCAATCCATCCGGTCTACAACTTGTTAGTGGCAATGCTTTGGCGCCACCCTGAGTATGTTGAGCTCGATATAGTGAAGGTGGTTCACTTCTGCGTTGCTGGTTCAAAGCCATGGAAGTATACCGGGGAAGGGGAGTATATGGATAGAGCAGATGTGAAAATGTTGGTTGACCGCTGGTGGGAAATTTATAATGATGCTGCACTGGACTTCCCCGGCACCGGAGCAAGTAGCCAGGTTTCTGGTTGA